In Deltaproteobacteria bacterium, a single window of DNA contains:
- a CDS encoding IS21 family transposase encodes MSEEELEQRLFGSRGPQDRVTRTAPDFATLHQELQRKGVTLQLLWEEYQTSSAGPHYSYPQFCARYRTWRQTLKRSLRQVHHAGEKLFVDYCGPTVPVIDGLTGAVRSAQIFVAVLGASNYTYAEATWTQSLPDWIGSHVRTLTFFGGVPQLVIPDNLKAGVAKACRYEPELNPTYAEWARHYNTVVLPARPYKPKDKAKVEVGVQIVERWILAQLRHQQFFSLAELNTAITALLTTLNQRPFKKLPGSRHSQFLTHEQPALQPLPATPYEYAEWRQARVHLDYHLEVEGHFYSVPHRFVRQAMDVRLTVTTVEIFHKSERIATHRRSSRKGSHTTLAEHMPKAHQRHLEWTPGRFLNWAQTIGAATRTLVQHLLEHHAHPEQGYRSCLGLLQLAKRYSAPRLEAACQKAI; translated from the coding sequence ATGAGCGAAGAGGAACTGGAACAGCGACTCTTTGGCTCGCGGGGCCCGCAGGACCGAGTGACGCGGACCGCCCCAGACTTTGCCACCCTTCATCAGGAGTTGCAGCGCAAAGGGGTGACCCTGCAATTGCTGTGGGAAGAGTATCAAACGAGTAGTGCCGGTCCACACTACAGCTATCCGCAGTTCTGTGCTCGGTATCGCACGTGGCGACAGACGCTCAAACGCAGTCTGCGCCAGGTGCACCACGCTGGCGAGAAACTCTTTGTCGATTATTGTGGCCCCACCGTGCCCGTCATTGATGGACTCACGGGGGCCGTACGGTCAGCTCAGATCTTCGTCGCGGTTCTCGGCGCATCCAATTACACGTATGCGGAAGCCACCTGGACCCAGAGCTTACCCGACTGGATCGGCTCGCATGTGCGGACGCTGACGTTTTTTGGGGGCGTCCCGCAGTTGGTTATTCCGGACAATCTGAAAGCGGGGGTCGCCAAAGCGTGTCGCTACGAACCCGAACTCAACCCCACCTACGCAGAATGGGCGCGGCATTACAACACCGTTGTCTTGCCAGCGCGTCCCTATAAACCGAAAGACAAAGCCAAAGTGGAAGTCGGCGTGCAGATTGTCGAACGCTGGATTTTAGCGCAGCTGCGCCATCAGCAATTCTTCAGTTTAGCTGAGCTCAATACCGCGATTACCGCGTTGCTTACGACCCTCAACCAGCGGCCCTTCAAGAAACTTCCAGGCTCACGTCACTCGCAGTTTCTCACGCATGAACAACCGGCACTCCAACCTCTGCCCGCTACTCCCTATGAGTATGCGGAATGGCGCCAGGCACGCGTGCATCTCGATTATCATCTCGAAGTTGAGGGGCATTTCTACAGTGTCCCCCATCGCTTCGTACGCCAAGCCATGGACGTGCGCCTCACCGTCACGACCGTCGAAATCTTCCATAAAAGCGAACGCATCGCGACCCATCGACGGAGTTCGCGCAAAGGGAGTCATACCACGCTGGCTGAACATATGCCCAAAGCTCACCAACGCCATCTGGAATGGACTCCGGGGCGGTTTCTGAATTGGGCACAGACGATTGGAGCAGCTACGCGCACGTTGGTGCAACATCTGCTCGAACACCATGCTCATCCCGAACAAGGCTATCGCAGCTGTTTGGGCTTACTGCAACTGGCCAAACGCTATAGCGCCCCTCGCTTGGAAGCGGCGTGTCAGAAAGCGATCG
- a CDS encoding DUF3987 domain-containing protein produces MLPVPSFAEVLLPEPLRPWLSDIAERLQCALDFPAVGALGALAGVVGRKVGIRPKRHDDWLVVPNLWGAIIGRPGIMKTPALTEVFKPLHRLQLQARERHEQDIRAWEATQLVTKLAREDTEKKIKAALKTGDRESACRLAQEAIAPEQSTQPFLPRYLVNDSTVEKLGVILNENPHGIVLFRDELTGWLRTLDRDGHENDRAFYLEAWDGRGSYIYDRIGRGTLFIASTCVSIFGGIQPGPLAAYLRSAVNGGSSGDDGLIQRFQLLVYPDEPSSWRNVDRWPNSEAKERAFKLFEKLDTIDLPAHGIPLLEGETIPSLHFTPRAQGVFDEWRGDLEQKLRSRENHPALEAHLSKYRSLMPSLALLFHLLDLLDGRAEGAVSESAARLAAGWCDFFEAHARRVYQALARHALFAARKLAERIQAKDLPNPFTSGTVLRKGWAGLATLDEARDAVLLLEELHWVRLEKGTPGEQGGRPRLRYRINPQLGQKGEAE; encoded by the coding sequence CTGCTACCAGTCCCTTCTTTTGCTGAAGTTCTTCTTCCCGAACCTCTCCGCCCGTGGCTCAGCGATATTGCAGAGCGATTACAATGCGCCCTCGATTTCCCAGCCGTGGGCGCACTCGGGGCACTGGCGGGCGTTGTCGGGAGAAAAGTCGGAATCAGACCCAAGCGTCATGATGATTGGCTTGTGGTCCCGAATCTGTGGGGAGCAATCATCGGTCGTCCAGGCATTATGAAGACACCGGCTCTCACAGAAGTGTTCAAACCACTTCACCGCCTCCAGTTACAAGCGCGCGAACGTCACGAGCAGGACATACGAGCATGGGAAGCGACACAGCTCGTTACTAAGCTCGCACGAGAGGATACCGAAAAGAAAATCAAGGCGGCGCTCAAAACCGGCGACCGTGAAAGCGCATGTCGTCTTGCTCAGGAGGCAATTGCTCCTGAGCAAAGCACTCAACCTTTTCTTCCCCGTTATCTAGTCAACGATAGTACGGTCGAAAAACTCGGTGTGATCTTGAACGAAAACCCACATGGCATCGTGCTTTTCCGCGACGAACTGACGGGGTGGTTGCGTACTCTGGACCGCGACGGACATGAGAACGATAGAGCTTTTTATCTCGAAGCCTGGGATGGGAGAGGCTCATATATCTACGATCGCATTGGTCGTGGGACACTTTTCATTGCGTCCACCTGTGTTTCCATTTTTGGCGGGATTCAACCAGGACCTCTCGCTGCGTACCTTCGATCTGCGGTGAACGGTGGTAGTAGTGGGGATGACGGGCTGATTCAGCGATTTCAACTCCTCGTGTACCCTGATGAGCCAAGTAGTTGGAGGAACGTTGACCGTTGGCCCAATAGTGAAGCGAAGGAGCGTGCGTTTAAGCTGTTCGAGAAGCTCGATACGATAGACCTGCCTGCTCACGGAATTCCCCTCCTTGAGGGAGAGACGATTCCTTCTCTGCACTTCACACCACGGGCTCAGGGAGTGTTTGACGAATGGCGTGGCGATCTGGAGCAAAAACTGCGCTCCCGTGAGAATCATCCGGCTTTAGAAGCGCACTTGTCCAAGTATCGAAGCCTGATGCCCTCACTAGCCCTCCTCTTTCACTTGCTCGACCTCCTTGATGGAAGAGCAGAAGGCGCGGTCTCGGAGTCAGCGGCAAGACTGGCTGCCGGATGGTGCGACTTTTTCGAGGCTCATGCGCGAAGGGTCTACCAAGCCCTAGCCCGACATGCCCTTTTCGCAGCACGGAAACTCGCTGAACGAATCCAGGCGAAGGATTTACCGAACCCCTTCACCTCAGGAACAGTACTACGCAAAGGCTGGGCAGGATTAGCGACACTGGACGAGGCACGTGACGCTGTTCTCCTCCTTGAAGAACTCCACTGGGTACGCCTGGAAAAAGGCACTCCCGGAGAACAGGGCGGGCGACCACGGTTACGCTATCGGATCAACCCTCAATTGGGGCAAAAAGGGGAGGCAGAATGA
- a CDS encoding helix-turn-helix domain-containing protein, translated as MENLDTAKTLANFLGVSVAKIRKDTRLTDLPRVRIGRTVRYDRSEVLTWLREKNGER; from the coding sequence ATGGAAAATTTAGACACGGCAAAAACTCTGGCAAACTTCCTTGGTGTCTCCGTCGCAAAGATTCGTAAAGATACACGACTAACAGACCTGCCTCGTGTGCGGATCGGGCGCACAGTTCGATACGATCGGTCAGAAGTGCTCACGTGGCTGCGCGAGAAAAACGGAGAGAGATGA